In Cicer arietinum cultivar CDC Frontier isolate Library 1 chromosome 7, Cicar.CDCFrontier_v2.0, whole genome shotgun sequence, a single window of DNA contains:
- the LOC101498332 gene encoding uncharacterized protein, translated as MFLPTTGIGMNSAMDDMNLIQQAQRHHLVVREIGEEIDLEIGPGEDDPSFGNTTLIGAPLRESSAEEHGESKQMMGVSQISNDAQDMSQTQQVKRKKKVVKRWREEWADTYKWAYVDVKDGTPRIFCSVCREFGRKHRRNPYGNEGSRNMQMSALEEHNNSLLHKEALRLQSASKDKIIADKPVYVKAVMSKTAGSILEATLKRDPHEAEFIQAVQEVVQALERVIGKNSHYVNIMERLLEPERMIIFRVPWVDDRGETHINRGFRVQFNQSMGPCRGGIRFHSTMNLSITKFLGFEQTLKNALSPYKLGGAAGGSDFDPKGRSDNEVMRFCQSLMTEMFRYLGPDKDLPSEDMGVGTREMGYLFGQYRRLAGNFQGTFTGPRIFWSGSSLRPEATGYGLVFFAQLMLSDMNKELKGLRCVVSGSGKIALHVLEKLIAYGALPIYNLSDSRGYLVDEDGFDYMKVQFLRDIKAQHRSLRDYSKTYARSKYYDEAKPWSERCDLAFACATQNEIDQSDAMNLVNSGCRILIEGSNMPCTPDAVQVLRKANVLVAPAMAAGAGGVVAGELELNHECSLMHWSPEDFESKLQEAMKQTYQRAIKAATDFGYQKESPEALVHGAVISAFLTIAQAMTDQGCV; from the exons ATGTTTCTGCCAACCACTGGAATAGGGATGAATTCTGCAATGGATGATATGAATTTAATTCAGCAAGCACAGAGGCATCACTTGGTTGTGAGGGAGATTGGTGAAGAGATTGATTTAGAAATCGGACCTGGGGAAGATGATCCTTCATTTGGCAATACTACACTAATTGGTGCACCGTTGCGGGAATCTTCTGCGGAAGAGCATGGTGAGAGCAAGCAGATGATGGGGGTTTCTCAGATTTCTAATGATGCTCAAGATATGTCTCAGACCCAACAGGTGAAAAGGAAGAAAAAGGTTGTTAAAAGATGGAGAGAGGAATGGGCAGACACTTACAAATGGGCTTATGTCGATGTGAAAGACGGGACACCGAGGATTTTCTGCTCTGTCTGCAGGGAATTCGGCCGTAAGCATAGAAGAAATCCTTATGGGAATGAAGGCAGTCGGAATATGCAGATGAGTGCCCTCGAAGAACACAATAATAGTTTGCTTCATAAAGAGGCTCTTCGTCTTCAATCGGCCtccaaagataaaattatagCTGACAAGCCCGTTTATGTAAAAG CTGTAATGTCAAAAACAGCGGGATCAATTCTTGAAGCTACACTCAAAAGGGATCCTCATGAGGCTGAATTCATTCAGGCAGTCCAGGAGGTAGTTCAAGCTCTTGAGAGAGTCATCGGGAAAAATTCTCA TTATGTTAACATCATGGAGCGCTTGTTGGAACCTGAACGAATGATTATTTTCCGAGTTCCATGGGTGGATGATAGGGGTGAGACACACATTAATCGGGGGTTTCGGGTACAATTTAACCAGTCAATGGGTCCATGCAGGGGTGGCATTCGTTTTCATTCAACAATGAATTTAAGTATTACCAAATTCCTTGGCTTTGAGCAg ACCTTAAAGAATGCTTTATCACCTTACAAATTAGGAGGAGCAGCTGGTGGAAGTGATTTTGATCCAAAAGGAAGAAGTGATAATGAG GTTATGAGATTTTGCCAGAGTTTAATGACTGAGATGTTTCGATACCTTGGTCCTGACAAG GACCTTCCATCAGAGGACATGGGTGTTGGTACTCGTGAGATGGGATATCTTTTTGGACAGTATAGACGTCTAGCTGGTAATTTTCAG GGAACTTTTACAGGGCCAAGAATATTTTGGTCTGGCTCCAGTCTTCGACCTGAAGCTACTGGCTATGGGCTg GTTTTCTTTGCCCAGCTCATGCTATCTGACATGAATAAAGAACTCAAAGGATTAAG ATGTGTAGTGAGTGGTTCTGGAAAGATTGCATTGCATGTTTTAGAGAAGCTAATTGCATATGGTGCTCTTCC tatttataatttatcaGATTCTAGGGGCTATTTGGTTGATGAAGATGGATTTGACTACATGAAAGTACAATTTTTGAGAGACATCAAAGCTCAGCATAGAAGTTTGCG AGACTATTCGAAGACCTATGCTCGGTCCAAATATTATGATGAAGCAAAACCTTGGAGTGAAAGGTGCGATCTTGCATTTGCTTGTGCAACACAGAATGAGATTGATCAATCTGATGCCATGAATTTGGTTAATTCAGGCTGTCGTATACTAATAGAAG GTTCAAACATGCCATGTACTCCTGATGCAGTTCAAGTTCTGAGGAAAGCTAATGTTCTTGTTGCTCCTGCAATGGCTGCTGGTGCTGGAGGG GTTGTAGCTGGAGAACTTGAATTGAATCACGAGTGCAGTTTGATGCACTGGTCACCAGAGGACTTTGAATCTAAATTGCAG GAAGCAATGAAACAGACTTATCAAAGAGCTATAAAAGCTGCAACTGATTTTGGCTATCAAAAAGAAAGCCCTGA GGCTTTGGTACATGGAGCGGTTATCTCTGCCTTTCTAACTATTGCTCAAGCCATGACTGATCAAGGCTGTGTATAA
- the LOC101498675 gene encoding uncharacterized protein: MCVMEFPVLDDLDLDDLDVRDMNSNVTEVKPSSSNLVKTEKKNVENHFDDSTKSHSTVMQTHSQHLKADNTEVGSQNKFSNRRVPANGSKQDTKREMVSYPVGESKRQTPNSCEEVADRGKDSEFADRNNSDQKKRESSSDENSCSYSKYEKEEPELKGPITTFSQYKEYVQEYRDKYESYLSLNKILEDYRDEFQKLGNELEYAEKKGDMDRYDHIAAQIKESYRQCGPRHKRLKKIFIVLHEELVNIKQRIKDFVQLQRD; encoded by the exons ATGTGTGTTATGGAGTTTCCTGTTCTTGATGATCTTGATCTTGATGACCTTGATGTTAGGGACATGAATTCAAATGTCACTGAAGTAAAACCTTCATCGAGCAATTTGGTAAAAACAGAGAAAAAGAATGTAGAGAATCATTTTGATGATTCAACAAAGTCTCATTCTACAGTTATGCAAACTCATTCACAGCATTTGAAAGCAGACAACACGGAAGTTGGATCTCAAAACAAATTTAGCAATAGAAGAGTACCTGCAAATGGTTCTAAACAAGACACAAAACGTGAAATGGTTTCGTACCCTGTTGgagaaagtaaaagacaaacACCTAACTCATGTGAAGAGGTGGCTGACAGAGGAAAGGATTCGGAATTTGCAGATAGAAATAATAGTGACCAAAAGAAGAGAGAATCTTCCTCAGATGAAAATAGTTGCTCTTACTCAAAGTATGAAAAGGAGGAACCAGAATTAAAGGGACCTATAACGACTTTCTCCCA ATATAAAGAATATGTGCAGGAGTACCGTGATAAATATGAGAGTTACCTCTCCCTGAACAAGATTTTGGAGGATTACAG GGATGAGTTTCAGAAACTAGGCAATGAGTTAGAATATGCTGAAAAAAAGGGCGATATGGATAGATATGACCACATTGCAGCACAAATTAAGGAATCCTATAGGCAATGCGGTCCT CGACACAAGCGactgaaaaaaatatttatcgtgCTTCATGAAGAACTGGTG AATATTAAGCAAAGGATCAAAGACTTTGTTCAGTTGCAAAGAGACTGA